In Myxococcus xanthus, the genomic window GCGAATCCAGCGTGCCGTCGTGCCTCAAGGAATACGCCAGGCCCGAGAAGAGCGCCTTGCCGTGTCGCAGCCTGCCGTCCACGCCCCGAATCAGAAAGCTTGCTCGCATCCGTTGCATGGTCCGCTCCCGTTCTCACCGGGCACGCGCCGGTGAAGGCCCTGGCACCTGCTTCGTGCCACTGGAGCGGAGGCCCGGGCAATCCAGGCAGGCGGCAAAGCGTTTGCCCTGGCCGTTCGGCGATTCCGGCTGTCTGGAGTTGGCGAACGGGATGCCCCCGGGTTGGAGGCGAGGATGCGCTACCGGATGTTCTGCGTGGTTTGCGCATCCGGCGCGCCTCGCGCCTGGGACTCCCTGCGTCGAGGCCCCTGCGTGTCCGCGTAGCCCGTCAGCTCCACATACCCGCGCCCCGTGAGGGGCTGGCCCGCGCGCGTCCCCTCCAGCCCTACCGTGCCTTCCCAGTACAGCACGCTGACGGGGAGCTCCTGGTCCGCCAGGCGCGGTGTCACGGTGAGGTCCAGGCCCAGCGAATCCACCTGCATGCGCCAGCGTGACGGGTACTCACCGCCACTGTGTGGGCTCTTCCAGGTGTCCAGCACCGTGAGCTTCATGTCGTCGCGGCCGACGTGCACCGCTTCACCCGTGCCTTCGGGGGGCACCCACAGGCCGGTGCTGAACGCGTCCGGCGAGCCGTCCCGGTGACGGAGCTGGTAGTACATCAGCTCGCTGCCATCGGAGAGCTGGAGCGAGAACCAATCCCAGCCCACCTGGGTCGCGCCGAGCGCGCTGGTGCTCCACTCGCGGTCCATCCAGCTATGGCCCTTCACCGCGTACGTGCGCCCGTCCACCCGCACCGTGCCGCGCGAGGGCATGCGCGTCATGGAGTAGTAGTAGGACGCGTTGCCGCGCTCCGCGCTCTTCTGGCTCAGGCCCCGGTCGCCCTGGAGCACCGGTGGTTTGCCCGGCTCCAGGAGCAGCTCCAGTGTCACCGCGTCCGTCCGCGCGCGCAGCCGCATGGGCCAGGTGGACGGGCCCGCGCTGGCCGCCTCCCAGTCCTCCAGCCACACCTTGAAGGGTTGCGAGGTGGCGCCGGACAGTCCCAGCGCCACGCGGCTGAAGCGCTCCGAGGCGTGGAATCCGCCGCTGGCCACGTCCGTCACCGCGAAGTGCCCCATGTAGACCTGGCTGGCGCCCCAGGCGGAGTCACGCGGCGCGGCCTCGGGGGCCAGCGCGTTGCGGAACAGGGTGAACTGGTAGCCGAAGGCGCGCCCGTCCTCCGTCTCCAGGTTGCCTGTCCAGTACCACCACTCCGTGCGGTACTCCGGATGCGGGCCGTGGTCCTCGGGGAAGTGGAAGTCCCGAGGTTCCTTCGCGCGCGCGTAGCCCTCCGTGCTGCCGCTCATGGCGCTGGCCACGGTCAGCGTGCCGCCCTGGCGCAGCGCGGGCAGTGGTTGCTCGCGGGTGATGGCCACCACCGCCGCAGCCAGTCCCACCAACACCA contains:
- a CDS encoding lipocalin-like domain-containing protein, which encodes MSNGRGLVVGTVVVLVGLAAAVVAITREQPLPALRQGGTLTVASAMSGSTEGYARAKEPRDFHFPEDHGPHPEYRTEWWYWTGNLETEDGRAFGYQFTLFRNALAPEAAPRDSAWGASQVYMGHFAVTDVASGGFHASERFSRVALGLSGATSQPFKVWLEDWEAASAGPSTWPMRLRARTDAVTLELLLEPGKPPVLQGDRGLSQKSAERGNASYYYSMTRMPSRGTVRVDGRTYAVKGHSWMDREWSTSALGATQVGWDWFSLQLSDGSELMYYQLRHRDGSPDAFSTGLWVPPEGTGEAVHVGRDDMKLTVLDTWKSPHSGGEYPSRWRMQVDSLGLDLTVTPRLADQELPVSVLYWEGTVGLEGTRAGQPLTGRGYVELTGYADTQGPRRRESQARGAPDAQTTQNIR